One Desulfovibrio aminophilus genomic region harbors:
- a CDS encoding integrase arm-type DNA-binding domain-containing protein produces MPGKLTDTAIRNAKPGPKPQRLFDGGGMYLEISPAGGKLWRLKFRFGGKEKRLALGAYPAVGLADARDKAEAARKLLAQGIDPSAVRKAEKAGEVAEAETFEALALDWFERFRHTFTAKHGDTVMHRLKTDVFPWLGHRPVREITAPEILAVVRRIEDRGAAETARRQLQKIGQILAFAVATGRAERNPAADLRGAVPPPAKRHFAALTDSFKVAELLKDIDAYQGSHVVRCALRLAPLLFVRPGELRHAEWAEFELDGRTPLWRIPPEKMKMRRQHLVPLAPQAVAILRELHPLTGAGKYLFPGNRPGKIISENTLGAALRTLGYTSEEMTAHGFRAMASTMLNEIGWPPDVIEAQLAHAPKNAIRAAYNRAQYLSQRIEMMESWADFLDRLKASDGGKVLPLFKSKSA; encoded by the coding sequence ATGCCCGGCAAGCTCACTGACACCGCGATCCGCAACGCCAAGCCAGGCCCGAAGCCCCAGCGCCTCTTTGACGGCGGGGGCATGTACTTGGAGATATCCCCTGCCGGGGGCAAGCTCTGGCGGCTCAAGTTCCGTTTTGGGGGCAAGGAAAAGCGTCTCGCCCTGGGGGCATATCCCGCCGTGGGCCTAGCTGATGCCCGCGACAAGGCCGAGGCCGCCCGTAAACTCCTGGCCCAGGGCATAGACCCCTCTGCCGTGCGGAAAGCCGAGAAGGCCGGAGAAGTGGCCGAAGCGGAAACCTTCGAGGCCCTAGCCCTGGATTGGTTCGAGCGGTTCCGGCACACCTTCACGGCCAAGCATGGCGATACCGTGATGCACCGACTCAAGACGGACGTTTTCCCGTGGCTGGGGCATCGGCCCGTGCGCGAGATCACCGCCCCGGAAATCCTGGCCGTGGTCCGGCGCATTGAGGATCGGGGCGCGGCCGAAACCGCCCGCCGCCAGTTGCAGAAGATCGGGCAAATCCTGGCCTTCGCCGTGGCGACCGGCCGGGCCGAGCGCAACCCGGCGGCAGACCTCCGGGGGGCCGTGCCTCCGCCAGCAAAGCGCCACTTCGCGGCCCTGACGGACTCGTTCAAGGTGGCCGAACTGCTCAAGGATATTGACGCCTACCAGGGTTCGCACGTGGTCCGCTGCGCCCTCCGGCTGGCCCCCCTGCTCTTTGTTCGGCCCGGCGAACTCCGCCATGCGGAATGGGCCGAGTTCGAGCTTGACGGCCGAACCCCTCTCTGGCGCATCCCGCCCGAGAAGATGAAGATGCGCCGCCAGCACCTTGTTCCCTTGGCCCCCCAGGCCGTGGCGATTCTGCGGGAGCTTCACCCCCTGACTGGCGCGGGCAAGTATCTGTTCCCCGGCAACCGCCCCGGCAAGATCATCTCGGAAAATACCTTGGGCGCGGCCCTGCGCACCCTCGGCTATACCAGCGAGGAAATGACCGCCCACGGCTTCCGGGCTATGGCAAGTACCATGTTGAATGAAATCGGCTGGCCCCCGGACGTGATCGAGGCCCAGCTTGCCCACGCGCCGAAGAATGCGATCCGGGCGGCCTACAATCGGGCGCAATATCTGTCCCAACGCATTGAGATGATGGAGAGTTGGGCGGACTTCCTGGACCGGCTCAAGGCTTCGGACGGCGGCAAGGTGCTGCCCCTGTTCAAGAGCAAGAGCGCATAG
- a CDS encoding phosphoribosylformylglycinamidine synthase subunit PurQ: MARVNVLVITGYGTNCEQESAYAVKQAGADAATIVFFSDIAAGRVNIADFNYLIFPGGFLDGDDLGAAHAAAVRWRHAVTAKGEPLLHQLRAFLDQGGVVLGICNGFQLLVKLGLLPASTGEYFVKEVSLSNNDSARFEDRWVWLKANPASPCVFTKGVDKLYLPVRHGEGKIIPQSQELLDDIVKKNLVALQYCDPESGLPTQEYPYNPNGSPLAIAGLTDPTGRILGLMPHPEAFNHPTNHPGWTRGEEIRLGLALLEGGVRHLKAQ, encoded by the coding sequence ATGGCCCGCGTCAACGTCCTGGTTATTACCGGATACGGCACCAATTGTGAACAGGAATCCGCGTACGCGGTGAAGCAGGCGGGAGCCGACGCGGCGACCATCGTCTTTTTCTCGGATATCGCGGCCGGGCGGGTGAACATCGCGGACTTCAACTACCTCATCTTTCCGGGCGGATTCCTGGACGGCGACGACCTGGGCGCGGCCCACGCGGCGGCGGTGCGCTGGCGGCACGCGGTCACGGCCAAGGGCGAACCCCTGCTCCACCAGCTGCGGGCCTTCCTGGACCAGGGCGGCGTGGTCCTGGGCATCTGCAACGGCTTCCAGCTCCTGGTGAAGCTCGGCCTGCTGCCCGCCTCCACCGGCGAATACTTCGTCAAGGAAGTCTCCCTGTCCAACAACGACTCGGCCCGCTTCGAGGACCGCTGGGTCTGGCTCAAGGCCAACCCGGCCTCGCCCTGCGTCTTCACCAAGGGCGTGGACAAGCTCTACCTGCCGGTGCGCCACGGCGAGGGCAAGATCATTCCCCAGTCCCAGGAACTCCTGGACGACATCGTGAAGAAGAATCTCGTGGCCCTGCAGTACTGCGACCCGGAGAGCGGCCTGCCGACCCAGGAGTATCCCTACAATCCCAACGGCTCGCCCCTGGCCATCGCCGGGCTCACCGATCCCACGGGCCGCATCCTGGGCCTCATGCCCCACCCCGAGGCCTTCAACCATCCCACCAACCATCCGGGCTGGACCCGCGGCGAGGAAATCCGCCTGGGCCTCGCCCTGCTGGAAGGCGGGGTGCGCCACCTCAAGGCCCAGTAG
- a CDS encoding AlpA family transcriptional regulator has protein sequence MAELPSAGFLRDKQVLSFVPVCRATLWAWTKEGRFPKPVKLGPRTTAWRAEDVREWMEGRTAGQEAA, from the coding sequence ATGGCCGAATTACCTTCCGCTGGTTTCCTCCGCGACAAGCAAGTCCTCTCCTTCGTTCCCGTCTGCCGCGCCACGCTTTGGGCATGGACCAAAGAAGGCCGCTTCCCCAAGCCCGTGAAGCTCGGACCCCGCACCACTGCATGGCGGGCCGAGGATGTGCGGGAATGGATGGAGGGCCGCACTGCGGGGCAGGAGGCCGCCTAG
- a CDS encoding helicase RepA family protein: MAAAPDLLKIRAAVLERAEAFRAAEKPQEAPAEDEPRRAFRLLDLSEMLAEPRPTAWLLRDYLEAEALACLFGASGSMKSFVALDMGLSIASGLPWQGVDVPQAGPVVYVAGEGFRGLSRRIKAWLRAHHLTGEGLPFHVASEAVQFLDPASVEAATSAITDLAERPRLIVIDTLARCFGADENSTQDMSAFIAALDRLRARFGCAVLVVHHSGLAERDRARGASALRAALDWEYRLDVRDDTRVLTCTKAKDHDVPADMALEADTVPTGWTDPETGDPIGSLVLRQVDVPGKKGRALTGAKRIALEALRDACGAEGRAHIEKWRAEAYRRGVSASEDQENKRRTFKRAVADLLDLGLVGTLDDHFWITGQPDKTGQCPDMSGGHQTGRTGQGSLDPVRCPVSVQGQGRAE, from the coding sequence ATGGCCGCCGCGCCGGACCTTTTGAAAATCCGCGCCGCCGTGCTGGAGCGGGCCGAGGCTTTCCGTGCTGCCGAGAAGCCCCAAGAGGCCCCGGCAGAGGATGAGCCCCGCCGCGCCTTCCGGCTCCTGGACCTGTCCGAGATGCTGGCCGAGCCCCGGCCCACGGCCTGGCTTTTGCGCGACTATCTGGAGGCCGAGGCCCTAGCCTGCCTCTTCGGCGCGTCCGGGAGCATGAAAAGCTTCGTGGCCCTGGACATGGGGCTGAGCATCGCCTCCGGCCTGCCCTGGCAGGGGGTGGACGTGCCCCAGGCTGGCCCCGTGGTCTATGTCGCGGGCGAGGGCTTCCGGGGCCTGTCCCGACGTATCAAGGCGTGGCTCCGGGCCCACCACCTGACCGGGGAGGGCCTGCCGTTCCATGTCGCCAGCGAGGCCGTGCAGTTCCTCGACCCGGCAAGCGTGGAAGCCGCAACATCCGCGATTACCGACCTTGCCGAGCGCCCCCGGCTGATCGTCATCGACACCTTGGCCCGCTGCTTCGGGGCCGATGAAAACAGCACTCAGGACATGAGCGCCTTTATTGCGGCCCTGGACCGTCTGCGGGCTCGCTTTGGGTGCGCCGTGCTGGTGGTGCATCACAGCGGCCTTGCCGAGCGCGACCGGGCGCGTGGGGCCTCAGCCCTGCGTGCCGCCCTCGATTGGGAATACCGGCTGGACGTGCGGGACGATACCCGCGTCCTGACCTGCACCAAGGCCAAGGACCACGATGTCCCGGCGGACATGGCCCTTGAGGCGGACACCGTGCCGACCGGCTGGACCGACCCCGAGACGGGCGATCCCATCGGCTCCCTTGTCCTGCGGCAGGTGGACGTGCCCGGCAAAAAGGGAAGGGCCTTGACCGGGGCGAAGCGCATTGCCCTGGAGGCCCTGCGGGACGCCTGCGGGGCCGAGGGCCGGGCGCATATCGAGAAGTGGCGGGCCGAGGCATACCGGCGCGGCGTGAGTGCTTCCGAGGATCAGGAGAACAAGCGGCGGACATTCAAGAGGGCCGTGGCGGACCTGCTGGACCTCGGGCTTGTCGGCACTCTCGATGACCACTTTTGGATAACCGGACAACCGGACAAAACCGGACAATGTCCAGACATGTCCGGGGGACACCAGACCGGACGGACAGGACAGGGGTCTTTAGACCCTGTCCGTTGTCCGGTGTCCGTCCAGGGTCAGGGACGGGCCGAATGA
- the tadA gene encoding tRNA adenosine(34) deaminase TadA: MRSRPLPPEESALGGTWRSFMDQALAEAMLAAQEGEAPVGALLLSPRGEVLARERNRSIARHDPTAHAEILCLRRAGERLGNYRLTGAILVVTLEPCLMCVGALLHARVAGVVFGAADPKAGALVSNLDGAALPFANHAMWTVPGVMAQECGGLLKHFFQKRRKD, from the coding sequence ATGCGATCCCGGCCGCTGCCCCCCGAGGAGTCCGCCCTGGGCGGCACGTGGCGCTCGTTCATGGACCAGGCCCTGGCCGAGGCCATGCTCGCGGCCCAGGAGGGCGAGGCCCCGGTGGGCGCGCTGCTTCTCTCCCCGCGCGGCGAGGTCCTGGCCCGGGAGCGCAACCGGAGCATCGCCCGGCACGACCCCACGGCCCACGCGGAAATCCTCTGCCTGCGCCGGGCCGGGGAACGGCTCGGCAATTACCGGCTCACCGGCGCGATCCTGGTGGTCACGCTGGAGCCCTGCCTCATGTGCGTGGGCGCGCTCCTGCACGCCCGGGTGGCGGGAGTGGTCTTCGGCGCGGCGGACCCCAAGGCCGGGGCCCTGGTCTCCAACCTGGACGGCGCGGCCCTGCCCTTCGCCAACCACGCCATGTGGACGGTGCCCGGGGTCATGGCCCAGGAGTGCGGCGGGCTGCTCAAACATTTTTTCCAGAAGCGCCGCAAGGACTGA
- a CDS encoding CTP synthase has protein sequence MKAKFIFITGGVLSSLGKGLAAASIGALLQARGLKVTIQKLDPYINVDPGTMNPFQHGEVYVTDDGAETDLDLGHYERYLATPMSQNNNYTSGRIYHTVITKERRGDYLGGTVQVIPHITDEIKRAVLNAPGPDDDVVLVEIGGTVGDIEGLPFLEAIRQLKNDLGKENVLYIHLTLVPYMRAAGELKTKPTQHSVKELRSIGIQPDIILCRSEVSLDRDLRAKIALFCDVDRDAVFSAVDVKNIYEVPLSFYQEGVDQKIAILLKLPAKNAELESWKELNRKVQNPSGRVRIGIVGKYVDLKEAYKSLHEALIHGGVANDVAVDLEYVNSEELTPKNYEKKLKGLDGILVPGGFGSRGIEGKILSIKYARENKLPFFGICLGMQCAVIEYARNVLGLEGANSEEFDRLTPHPVIYLMTEWYDFRKKRVEKRDVNCEKGGTMRLGAYPCKVVKDSKAFEAYGEPNIEERHRHRYEFNKKYAEQFQAKGLVLSGLSPDESLVEIVELPGHPWFLGCQFHPEFKSNPMRPHPLFREFIKAAKTEKGKA, from the coding sequence ATGAAAGCCAAGTTCATCTTCATCACCGGCGGCGTGCTCTCCTCACTCGGCAAAGGTCTGGCCGCGGCCTCCATCGGCGCGCTGCTCCAGGCCCGGGGCCTGAAGGTCACGATCCAGAAGCTCGACCCGTACATCAACGTCGACCCGGGCACCATGAACCCCTTCCAGCACGGCGAAGTCTACGTCACCGACGACGGAGCCGAGACCGACCTGGACCTCGGGCACTACGAGCGCTACCTCGCCACGCCCATGAGCCAGAACAACAACTACACCTCCGGCCGCATCTACCACACGGTCATCACCAAGGAGCGCCGCGGCGACTACCTGGGCGGCACCGTGCAGGTCATCCCGCACATCACCGACGAGATCAAGCGCGCCGTGCTCAACGCCCCGGGCCCGGACGACGACGTGGTTCTCGTGGAGATCGGCGGCACGGTCGGCGACATCGAGGGCCTGCCCTTCCTGGAGGCCATCCGCCAGCTCAAGAACGACCTCGGCAAGGAGAACGTCCTCTACATCCACCTGACGCTGGTGCCCTACATGCGCGCCGCCGGGGAACTGAAGACCAAGCCCACCCAGCACAGCGTCAAGGAGCTGCGCTCCATCGGCATCCAGCCGGACATCATCCTCTGCCGCTCGGAAGTCTCCCTGGACCGCGACCTGCGCGCCAAGATCGCGCTCTTCTGCGACGTGGACCGCGACGCCGTGTTCTCGGCCGTGGACGTGAAGAACATCTACGAGGTGCCCCTTTCCTTCTATCAGGAGGGCGTGGACCAGAAGATCGCCATCCTGCTCAAGCTCCCGGCCAAGAACGCCGAGCTGGAGTCCTGGAAGGAGCTGAACCGCAAGGTGCAGAACCCCTCCGGCCGGGTCCGCATCGGCATCGTGGGCAAGTACGTGGACCTCAAGGAGGCCTACAAGAGCCTGCATGAGGCCCTGATCCACGGCGGCGTGGCCAACGACGTGGCCGTGGACCTGGAGTACGTGAACTCCGAGGAGCTCACGCCCAAGAACTACGAGAAGAAACTCAAGGGCCTGGACGGCATCCTCGTGCCCGGCGGCTTCGGTTCCCGGGGCATCGAGGGCAAGATCCTGTCCATCAAGTACGCCCGCGAGAACAAGCTGCCCTTCTTCGGCATCTGCCTGGGCATGCAGTGCGCGGTCATCGAGTACGCGCGCAACGTCCTGGGCCTGGAAGGGGCCAACTCCGAGGAGTTCGACCGCCTCACCCCCCATCCGGTGATCTATCTGATGACCGAGTGGTACGACTTCCGCAAGAAGCGCGTGGAAAAGCGCGACGTGAACTGCGAGAAAGGCGGGACCATGCGCCTGGGCGCCTATCCCTGCAAGGTCGTCAAGGACTCCAAGGCCTTCGAGGCCTATGGCGAGCCGAACATCGAGGAGCGCCACCGCCACCGCTACGAGTTCAACAAGAAGTACGCGGAGCAGTTCCAGGCCAAGGGCCTCGTGCTCTCCGGCCTGTCCCCGGACGAGTCCCTGGTGGAAATCGTGGAGCTGCCCGGCCACCCCTGGTTCCTGGGCTGCCAGTTCCACCCCGAGTTCAAATCCAATCCCATGCGGCCGCATCCGCTCTTCCGCGAGTTCATCAAGGCCGCCAAGACCGAGAAGGGCAAGGCGTGA